The Meiothermus sp. CFH 77666 genome has a window encoding:
- the rplI gene encoding 50S ribosomal protein L9: MKVILLEPMENLGDVGAVVNVKPGYARNYLLPRGIATLATESNLKTLEAKIRAQAKKAAERKAEAERLRELLEPITLVLKVKAGDQKIYGSVTSREIAAALEAQHQITIDPKKLALEKPIKDLGDYALAYKPHPEVPMTLKVSVVADKA; this comes from the coding sequence ATGAAAGTGATTCTGCTTGAACCTATGGAAAACCTGGGTGATGTGGGCGCAGTGGTGAACGTCAAGCCGGGGTATGCCCGCAACTACCTGCTGCCCCGGGGGATCGCTACCCTGGCTACCGAGAGCAACCTCAAAACCCTGGAAGCCAAAATTCGCGCTCAGGCCAAGAAAGCCGCCGAGCGCAAGGCCGAGGCCGAGCGCCTGAGGGAGCTGCTGGAGCCCATTACCCTAGTCCTCAAGGTTAAGGCCGGCGACCAGAAAATTTACGGCTCGGTGACCAGCCGGGAAATTGCCGCCGCCCTCGAGGCCCAGCACCAGATCACCATTGACCCTAAGAAACTAGCCCTGGAAAAGCCCATTAAAGACCTGGGCGACTACGCCCTGGCCTACAAGCCCCACCCTGAGGTGCCCATGACCCTCAAGGTCTCAGTGGTGGCCGACAAGGCCTGA
- a CDS encoding S8 family serine peptidase, with the protein MKKMVLLSIAAILLAACGGSRHAQPPQGQPDLTSIGGSQAVAGEILVKYRGGVSMSSITALSNSQIKASTGSDDWGTLALVSVPKGQEQRFIEQYASQAGVEYAEPNFWIPHERQKVQLHRASGPSAQLSPSDPYLTQIPPGDAFATAGAHNPTGLRVSGVVRASIRVGTTDIPVAAQVSSSGASISVAVALSPDLNLLGQGTLQSNGSYTGPFTLKPTALGSNPCDATCSTGTWTASLTGISQNTSLVDASGTQTRNFNFVGTVTAGPALGTPLATTLAGPLPFTIVLRGVFTYNNVPWLWGIHRINAPAAWAGGVTGRGVLVGVIDDGADLTHPDLAPNLWRNPNPRNPLCPGLHGYDFANEDTDPTDTNGHGTHTAGTVAAAANNMGVVGVAPEARLLIVKGLTYFGGTVYMLTRALKYVADCGAKVSNNSWGGSQKSKAFEDVLKYGTAKGHVYVFAAGNSFDAGNPPSDPVRNSTTIAGVIGVGAMSANNLRTAFSSTGPYVTVIAPGNAILSTIPQEQGNPGDPYGFLQGTSMAAPHVTGVVALMFSAKPSLTPLQVRVALEQTANATLTGQLAKPDYQASTPGQFGYGLVDANAAVDYVKANY; encoded by the coding sequence ATGAAAAAGATGGTTTTGTTGAGCATCGCTGCAATCCTTCTCGCCGCCTGTGGCGGTTCACGCCATGCCCAGCCTCCTCAGGGGCAACCCGATCTGACCAGCATTGGCGGTAGCCAGGCGGTAGCCGGTGAAATTCTGGTCAAGTACCGCGGGGGCGTCTCCATGAGCTCCATAACAGCCTTGTCGAATAGTCAGATCAAGGCCAGCACCGGCAGCGACGACTGGGGCACCCTGGCCCTGGTTAGCGTACCCAAAGGGCAGGAGCAACGGTTTATTGAGCAGTATGCCTCCCAGGCTGGGGTTGAGTACGCCGAACCCAACTTCTGGATTCCCCACGAGCGCCAGAAGGTGCAGCTCCACCGGGCATCGGGCCCCTCGGCCCAGCTTAGCCCCTCCGATCCCTACCTGACCCAGATTCCGCCGGGAGATGCTTTTGCCACAGCCGGCGCCCACAACCCCACCGGCCTGCGGGTGAGCGGGGTGGTGCGGGCCAGTATTCGGGTTGGTACTACCGACATACCCGTCGCGGCTCAGGTCTCCTCGAGCGGGGCCAGCATCAGCGTAGCGGTAGCCCTGAGCCCCGACCTGAACCTGCTGGGGCAGGGCACCCTGCAAAGCAACGGCAGCTACACCGGCCCCTTCACCCTTAAGCCCACCGCCCTGGGCAGCAACCCCTGCGATGCCACCTGCTCTACCGGCACCTGGACGGCCAGCCTCACCGGCATCAGCCAGAACACCAGCCTGGTGGACGCCAGCGGTACCCAGACCCGCAATTTCAACTTTGTTGGTACCGTGACCGCAGGGCCAGCCCTGGGCACCCCCCTGGCAACGACCCTGGCCGGGCCGCTGCCTTTTACCATCGTGCTGCGGGGGGTCTTTACCTATAACAACGTGCCCTGGCTATGGGGTATCCACCGCATCAACGCGCCGGCAGCCTGGGCCGGTGGCGTAACGGGGCGGGGCGTGCTGGTGGGGGTCATTGACGACGGCGCCGACCTAACCCACCCCGACCTGGCCCCCAACCTGTGGCGCAACCCCAACCCTAGAAACCCGCTTTGCCCTGGTCTGCACGGCTACGACTTTGCCAACGAAGACACCGACCCCACCGATACCAACGGCCACGGCACCCACACCGCCGGCACCGTGGCGGCTGCCGCCAACAACATGGGTGTGGTAGGAGTGGCCCCCGAGGCCAGACTACTCATCGTGAAGGGTCTGACGTACTTTGGGGGAACCGTTTACATGCTCACCAGAGCTCTTAAGTATGTAGCCGACTGTGGGGCCAAGGTCTCCAACAACTCCTGGGGTGGCTCGCAAAAAAGCAAGGCCTTCGAGGATGTGCTCAAGTACGGCACTGCCAAGGGGCACGTTTATGTGTTTGCAGCCGGCAACTCTTTCGACGCCGGCAACCCCCCCTCCGATCCGGTACGCAACAGCACCACCATCGCGGGCGTAATTGGGGTGGGGGCCATGAGCGCCAATAACCTGCGCACGGCCTTCTCGAGCACCGGCCCCTACGTAACCGTGATTGCCCCCGGCAACGCCATTCTCTCCACCATACCCCAGGAACAGGGCAACCCCGGCGACCCCTACGGCTTCCTGCAAGGTACCTCCATGGCCGCGCCCCACGTGACCGGAGTGGTGGCCCTGATGTTTAGCGCCAAGCCCAGCCTGACCCCGTTGCAGGTGCGGGTTGCGCTGGAACAAACCGCCAATGCAACCCTGACCGGGCAGCTCGCCAAGCCCGACTACCAGGCCAGCACACCTGGGCAGTTCGGCTACGGTCTGGTGGACGCAAATGCCGCCGTAGACTACGTGAAGGCGAATTACTAA
- the ssb gene encoding single-stranded DNA-binding protein, which yields MARGLNRVTLVGTLTQDPELRYTAGGLAVMELNLAGNDVVTDEQGQTREPAWYHRVKLLGKSAEFWGDTLKAGMALFVDGKLEYRAWEQDGQKKSSLEIRADRMEIVSLEGKRGQVTITDARGQERLKDGLNQVMLVGNLTRDPELRYTPQGTAVTRLSLAVNEKFTTRQGGEQEKVHYVEAQAWRELAEFAAELKKGDGAFLIGRLVNDSWTAQDGTRRYTTRVELSRLERLARGTGQSTGGNSSQSAAAAAKGRTGKVDIDEGLVDDFPPEEDLPF from the coding sequence ATGGCTCGAGGCCTCAACCGCGTAACCCTCGTAGGCACCCTGACCCAAGACCCCGAACTGCGCTACACTGCCGGTGGCCTGGCTGTGATGGAACTTAACCTGGCCGGCAACGATGTCGTTACCGACGAGCAGGGTCAGACCCGCGAACCCGCCTGGTATCACCGGGTCAAACTGCTGGGCAAAAGTGCGGAGTTCTGGGGCGACACCCTGAAGGCGGGCATGGCCCTCTTTGTGGATGGCAAGCTCGAGTACCGTGCCTGGGAACAGGATGGTCAGAAAAAAAGCAGCCTGGAAATCCGCGCCGACCGCATGGAGATTGTGAGCCTGGAAGGCAAGCGGGGCCAGGTGACCATCACCGATGCCCGTGGACAGGAGCGTCTTAAGGACGGCCTCAATCAGGTGATGCTGGTGGGCAACCTGACCCGCGACCCCGAGCTGCGCTATACCCCCCAGGGAACCGCCGTGACCCGCCTTTCGCTGGCTGTGAACGAAAAGTTCACCACCCGCCAGGGCGGCGAGCAGGAAAAGGTGCACTATGTAGAGGCTCAGGCCTGGCGCGAGCTGGCCGAGTTTGCGGCAGAACTCAAAAAAGGAGACGGAGCGTTCCTAATCGGACGCTTGGTGAACGACTCCTGGACCGCTCAGGATGGCACAAGGCGCTACACCACCCGTGTAGAGCTTTCCCGCCTCGAGCGACTTGCCCGTGGAACTGGACAAAGTACAGGTGGAAACAGTTCCCAAAGCGCTGCAGCCGCAGCCAAAGGCCGTACGGGCAAGGTAGATATTGATGAAGGCTTGGTAGACGATTTCCCACCTGAGGAGGATTTACCGTTTTGA
- a CDS encoding MOSC domain-containing protein, producing the protein MQLLSINIGRPQSLQVGDRPTVTGIYKNPVERAQISTLGLSGDHVDDQEHHGGPDQAVYVYSAEDYDWWMEQLGEGLEPGTFGENLTFSSFGEGTVRIGDRFRVGPVLLEVSAPRIPCATLAARMGDPNFVKKFRQAGRPGFYARVLEEGRVQRGQSIEKIAAPTHHATLLEVFDLWYDKTPDAARLRWVLSAPLAERARAVYAERLKSLEVL; encoded by the coding sequence GTGCAGCTTCTATCCATTAACATTGGCCGTCCGCAGTCCTTACAAGTAGGCGATCGCCCCACAGTCACCGGCATCTACAAAAACCCTGTGGAGAGAGCGCAAATATCCACTTTAGGACTATCAGGCGACCACGTAGATGACCAGGAGCACCACGGCGGCCCCGACCAGGCCGTGTATGTGTATAGCGCGGAGGATTACGACTGGTGGATGGAGCAGCTCGGCGAGGGGCTCGAGCCCGGTACTTTTGGCGAGAACCTGACCTTCTCGAGCTTCGGCGAGGGGACAGTGCGTATTGGGGACCGTTTTCGGGTGGGCCCGGTCTTGCTGGAAGTATCCGCTCCCCGCATTCCCTGCGCCACGCTGGCCGCCCGCATGGGCGACCCCAATTTCGTCAAGAAGTTTCGGCAGGCAGGTCGTCCTGGGTTTTATGCCCGGGTGCTCGAGGAGGGCCGGGTTCAGCGCGGTCAATCTATCGAAAAAATAGCAGCCCCAACCCACCACGCAACACTGCTCGAGGTCTTTGATCTCTGGTACGACAAAACCCCCGATGCCGCCCGGCTTCGCTGGGTTCTGAGCGCCCCTCTGGCGGAACGGGCCAGGGCTGTTTACGCCGAGCGCCTGAAATCACTCGAAGTGCTTTGA
- the rpsR gene encoding 30S ribosomal protein S18 — protein MRRGRKPKVAAAVGAFDLNDFKNVDILKRFLSETGKILPRRRTGLNAQEQRKLARTIKRARMMGLLPFTEKLVRK, from the coding sequence ATGCGCCGTGGCCGTAAGCCCAAAGTGGCTGCGGCTGTGGGAGCCTTCGACCTCAACGATTTCAAGAATGTGGATATCCTCAAGCGCTTCCTGTCCGAAACCGGCAAGATTCTGCCACGTCGCCGTACCGGACTCAACGCTCAGGAGCAGCGCAAACTGGCCCGCACCATCAAGCGGGCGCGTATGATGGGCCTACTGCCCTTCACCGAGAAGCTGGTTCGGAAATAG